GGCTTTTTATGTCCTGCTGCTGCTTATTGTGGAATGGGTGGCCCCTTCATTCCTGTCGGGACTGTTTGCGGAATACTCCTTCGCTCATCATCTGGTCTATTCGATGCCTTTCTATCTTGTACTGCTTTATATCCTGTACAGCCTTTCACCGCTGAACGTATGGATCATGCGGATAAAGGAAGGGTACAAACCGCTGGGCGGTGAAGAGCGGGCACGGGTGGAACTCCTGCTCGCAGAAATGGGGATGGAACGGAAGCTGAATATATACCGCAATAAGGACGCACGAACGAATGCCGTGACTTTCGGTTTCAATACAATCGGTCTGACGGACGGCATACTCCGGGCGGCTACGGATGAGGAACTCAAAGGGGTTATCAGCCATGAGGTGGGGCATATCTCGCATTATGACTTCGTGTATCAGGTGCTTCTGTTTTCGATGCAGTCGCTTGGCTACCGCTGCCTGTACGGGTTGTTCCTGATTCCTGCACTGGTATTCGGAGTAATCGGCAACCTCGTGATTGCAGTGGCTCCGGCTGTCCGGTTCGCTGTGGTGGGGATAGCAAAGCTGTGGTGGGGTCTTTATAAACTGCTGCATCACACGATTTACGGCATCAGCCGGATAGCCGACGTGAATATCAACAAATATGCCGAATACCGCTGTGACACGTATGCCGTGCGTTATGGCTGCGGGGAAGGCCTGCTATCGTTCCTGCGTCGGCTGGCGGTGGCCGAAACGGTCGGCGGTCGGCCATCGTTCACCGAATATATCATGAGCACGCATCCGTCAACCGAAAAACGGATTGAACGGTTGGAAAAACTGCTGTAACATGCAATAAGGTATGTGTGCCTATATCATTTTACGGATATTGGTATAGGGAATACCGGATGCACGCACCTGCCCGATTTCTTCGGAAAAGTCGTCATAATAACAGATGATATGACTGCCGGCAAGTGCATTGCAGAAAATCTCTTTTTCCGGAAGCGTTTCTTTTTTGTCCGCCTGCTTCATCAGGTCGTCATACAAGGCATGATACACTTTATCGGTATCTGCCGGAAAAGCTGTTCCCGGTATGACTGCCGAAAGAATTATCTCCGGGCATTTGTCCGATTCACGAAGCATGATTATTGTATCTGCGGCCAATAGTCCGAGATAGGTGTGCATGTGGCAGGTGAATGTGTGGCAACCTTTGCCATAAAATGAAAGGATGATCCGGTAGAGTTCCATACGGATTTTATCTTCCCGGAATTGGTCATACTTTGTTGTCTTTTCAATGGTACTGCCGGTAATGGCAACGCTCTTGTTGTACATCTTGCTATGATTTTTTGGTGGATACCTTGTCTGTAACTTTCTGCTATGTACCGAAAAAAAGCACGGTACTTAACAAGTTTTACTCTCAGGTACGACCAAGCACCCATGCAGGAAACGAGTTAAGACCGTGCCATAAGCGTATGACAAGGACTTCGCCCGTTTATTCTCCTGCATTAAAATTGGTCGTTTCGAGAGTAGAATAAACAGCTAAAAGCTATTATATTATGTAATCATTCAACTTTTTTAGTCTTATAACTATCTTTTTTTAATTCAACTGCGCAAAAATAGAAAAAAGCCGGGCAACCGCATAGGGATTGCCCGACTTTTTTCGGATGGGATTTGCAGGTGTGGGGTGTGGCAGGTCAGTCCACGGGTTCACCGCCATAACAAAGACGGCAGATGTCCTTATGGATTTCACACATGATGTTCAGTTTCATCCGTTCACTGATATGACGGTTGTCGGAACGCATGAACAAACGGTTCTCTATCAGGCTGCAAAATTTCGTGCCTTCTTTGCTTACCATACAGAGGATTTGATGTTCAAGGAAAAAATCCATATCGGTGGAATACTCCACATTCGGGGAAATTCTGATATATTTCATTGATTGACGTTTTTGAATGATAATTACGGTGGCGGTGTGGGTGGGGTCGCCCGGCCCTGCTCTCTGCTCTCTTGGGGGCGGGGAAAATATGTGCCGGATGATAGTCTCCGGCACATACTCACTGTTTTTAGGCGGCTTCTCCGCTTTTAGGTTTAGCGGTTACTTTCTTTTCTGTCTTTCCCGCTTCCGTTGCAGGTTGCTGTTCCGCTTCTTTGGCTGCTGCCTTTTCCGCTTTCTTCATCTCCTTTATCCTCTCGTCCAAACGTTCATGGCGTTTCTGATATTCTTCCTCGTGGGTGGCTTTGGCGAGTCCGTACTGGTCGGAGAAATGCATGTTTG
The DNA window shown above is from Bacteroides faecium and carries:
- a CDS encoding M48 family metalloprotease, whose protein sequence is MKTTLRIFRILFKLLLLSYVTVVNIILISAFYVLLLLIVEWVAPSFLSGLFAEYSFAHHLVYSMPFYLVLLYILYSLSPLNVWIMRIKEGYKPLGGEERARVELLLAEMGMERKLNIYRNKDARTNAVTFGFNTIGLTDGILRAATDEELKGVISHEVGHISHYDFVYQVLLFSMQSLGYRCLYGLFLIPALVFGVIGNLVIAVAPAVRFAVVGIAKLWWGLYKLLHHTIYGISRIADVNINKYAEYRCDTYAVRYGCGEGLLSFLRRLAVAETVGGRPSFTEYIMSTHPSTEKRIERLEKLL